GGCGTCCGGAAAGCGGGGCTCATTGGCCCGATCGCCGATTGGCGGCATAATTCCCAGATGGTCAAACAAGCGATATCGGGAAAGGGCCGCCGCGGCGCCCCGCCGCTGCCCCGCCAAAGGGGCGCCCTCCGGGTCGTCCAGGTCACGCTCCTCCTACTGGCGGCGTTCCTCGGGAACCTGGCCTACCGATCCTGGCTCGGCTACTCGGCCAATGAGCCGAACACCGGCATCGACGAGGTCGTCGGGCTGGCCGTTGTGGCTCTGCTCAGCCTCTACGGCTGCCTGTGGATGGGCCTTCGTACGGTTCGGGGACCGCAGCCGCCCAGCTTCGACTAGGCCGCCAGATGCCCCCGCCCGACTCCATAAAGAGGTCCGGCGGCAAGCTCGTCTCGATCCTGATGCTCGTCGCCTTCATGGCCGCCTGCGGCTCCGATGCTCCGGAATCCAGTCCGGCCCCCGAACGTTCGACCGCCGGGTGGAGGACGCTCAAGAGCGCACCCAACCAGAGGACGGAGGTCGCCGCGGCTGCGGTCGACGGCAAGATCTACGTCATGGGGGGCTTCGTCCCGCCGGGCCGAACCGTCGCCATAGTCGAGGTCTACGACACCGGCGCCGACTCCTGGTCCCGCGGTCCGGATCTGCCGCTGGCGGTCAACCACGGCATGGCGGCGGCGGCCGACGGGGTGATCTACGCCCTGGGCGGCTACGCCGGCGAGTCCGACCTCAGCGCTCCGACCGACCGGGCGTTCGCATTTCGGGAGGACCGGTGGGAAGAACTGCCCCCGATGCCCGAGGTCCGCGCGGCGGCCGGGGCGGCGGCCATAGACGGGAAGGTCTACGTCGCCGGGGGAGTGGGGCCGGTTGGCCTGGCGGACAGCACCCTGGTGTTCGACACCGCAGAAAGGACGTGGTCGGAGGCTCCAGGGGTGCCGACGCCCCGTGAACACCTGGGCGTTGCGACCGACGGGGCGAAGCTGTTCGTGACCGGCGGCAGGCCGCCGAACACCGACCGAATGGAGGCGTTCGACCCGTCGACCGGGGAGTGGGACCGCCTGGACGACATGCCAACCGCCCGGGGCGGCCTGGCTGCGGCCGGCACGTCCGACGGCCTGATCGTCGCCGCCGGCGGCGAGGCCGAGCAGACCTTCCCGGAGGTCGAGGCGTACGACCCGAAGAAGGGGACCTGGGCGCGCCTGGAGGGCCTCCCGACGCCGCGGCACGGGCTCGGCGTCGTCGCCGTCGGCAACACGGTTTACGTCCTGGCCGGCGGCCCGCAGCCGGGATTCGCCTTCTCCGGAGCCAACGAGGCGCTCGACCTCTCCTAGATCCGGCAGGTGCCGGAACTACCCAGATGAAACTGGGCCATTCGGACCCGAAAGACGGGGCCGTTCGGCACCTTTACACGTCCTGATGCCGGCCCGATACTTGAAGGCTCTGACGCACAGGGAAGGATTCGCACTGCATGGCAACTTGGGTCGTTCCGGGTGCCCCGTTGGATGGGGGCGCCGGCTGGCGTATCTGGTACTCGAAGCCCGGCACCGGGAAGGTCCCAACTCCCGAGATCGACGTCCGCCGCGGCGGCGAGGCGGTTGAGTTCACCGCCGGGGAGCTGAAGCAGCTGCCCCTCGCCGAGGGCCTCAAGCGCCGGATGGCGGTGCAGGAGATCCGACTTAAGACGCCGGACCCCATCGCACGCATGTACGAGATCAAGGTGCTGGGCAACACCTACCACTGGAAGACGCTGCCCGGGGGCCTCGACGAGCCCGTGAGCTTCTTCATCTCGTCGTGCTTCTGGCGGGACAACGACAAGGAGGGCGCCTACGGGGCCGGCATGCGCACCCTCACCAAGCTCCACCAGCCGGCGTTCAAGATGCTCATCGGCGACCAGGTCTACCAGGACTGGCCCCCGGCTCCGCTGACCGGCCTGAGCTCGGCCGAGCTGTACGCCCAGCGGTACTGCCTCTACTGGGGCGACCCGGCGTATCAGGAGGTCTTCGGCGCCTCCCCGAACTACTTTTTGTGTGACGACCACGAGTTCTGGAACGACTACCCGGAGCGCCAGGCACAGCTCATGCGCACCTGGAGGAACGGCAAGGAGTACGGCGAGGTCGCCGGCAACCTCTACCAGCTGTTCCAGCACTCGGCCAACGGCGGGGGGAACACCTGGAAGAGCATCAAGATCGGCCCGGTGGGGATCTTTTTCTGCG
This genomic window from Actinomycetota bacterium contains:
- a CDS encoding kelch repeat-containing protein, with translation MPPPDSIKRSGGKLVSILMLVAFMAACGSDAPESSPAPERSTAGWRTLKSAPNQRTEVAAAAVDGKIYVMGGFVPPGRTVAIVEVYDTGADSWSRGPDLPLAVNHGMAAAADGVIYALGGYAGESDLSAPTDRAFAFREDRWEELPPMPEVRAAAGAAAIDGKVYVAGGVGPVGLADSTLVFDTAERTWSEAPGVPTPREHLGVATDGAKLFVTGGRPPNTDRMEAFDPSTGEWDRLDDMPTARGGLAAAGTSDGLIVAAGGEAEQTFPEVEAYDPKKGTWARLEGLPTPRHGLGVVAVGNTVYVLAGGPQPGFAFSGANEALDLS
- a CDS encoding alkaline phosphatase D family protein, whose protein sequence is MATWVVPGAPLDGGAGWRIWYSKPGTGKVPTPEIDVRRGGEAVEFTAGELKQLPLAEGLKRRMAVQEIRLKTPDPIARMYEIKVLGNTYHWKTLPGGLDEPVSFFISSCFWRDNDKEGAYGAGMRTLTKLHQPAFKMLIGDQVYQDWPPAPLTGLSSAELYAQRYCLYWGDPAYQEVFGASPNYFLCDDHEFWNDYPERQAQLMRTWRNGKEYGEVAGNLYQLFQHSANGGGNTWKSIKIGPVGIFFCDTRSQRTNIKDEPHNFIPKEQWVDLEAWFNSLEGPGLLVLGQPLFQKDGDMKDHSLSNFKDDYGRLCDQIVRTVKGEGRTPHDIMILTGDIHRGRFSAATFPGIGEGKVYEFVASPASRIGPYIKTPNPEPPPARLFPIVNGREAPWEVDEDDGPWTPMIDNNVGVVKMSTGTNGRVRFELSIWRHRPYDDRNFWERTLRRDQPQGEIKPLYTKEIELR